The proteins below come from a single Tenuifilum thalassicum genomic window:
- a CDS encoding DNA alkylation repair protein → MTTLEKVLEIKSLILHRANGEVADNMRLAGIVYKVNYGVPIPELKELAKTYQGDHELAMELFREDIRECKILASLIADPAKLTGELMDEWAAEFTNPEIVEQVCGNLFWKSEYVLARSIEWCLSDNDLMRKAGLLIIARKASDPRIKESLLEPYIGIIENMAEELNDLTQTAAQFALREISKRSADLAKKVAEAATRMTEAENELSAWVANELLFELTD, encoded by the coding sequence ATGACTACTCTTGAGAAAGTGCTGGAAATTAAGTCGCTCATCCTGCATAGGGCTAATGGTGAGGTGGCCGACAACATGCGTCTTGCAGGGATTGTTTATAAGGTGAATTACGGGGTTCCCATACCCGAGCTAAAAGAGCTGGCGAAAACCTACCAAGGTGACCATGAATTGGCCATGGAGCTTTTCCGTGAAGATATTCGTGAGTGTAAGATTCTTGCCAGTCTAATTGCAGACCCGGCAAAGCTAACAGGGGAGCTGATGGATGAGTGGGCCGCCGAGTTTACCAACCCCGAAATTGTTGAGCAGGTGTGTGGCAACCTTTTCTGGAAATCGGAGTATGTCCTTGCTCGCAGCATTGAGTGGTGTCTTAGTGATAATGATTTAATGCGTAAGGCAGGTCTCCTAATAATTGCACGAAAAGCATCCGACCCTAGGATTAAGGAAAGCTTGCTTGAACCTTATATTGGCATAATAGAAAATATGGCAGAAGAGCTTAACGATTTAACACAAACTGCAGCCCAGTTTGCTCTACGTGAAATCTCAAAACGAAGTGCAGATTTGGCCAAAAAAGTGGCCGAAGCTGCCACCCGAATGACCGAAGCCGAAAATGAGCTTTCGGCTTGGGTAGCCAATGAGCTACTTTTTGAACTGACAGATTAG
- a CDS encoding Bax inhibitor-1/YccA family protein, whose product MNLTKSSNPALSSKVFSRVGYASGSNVMTLQGTLNKAILMLAIVILGASYTWGIFFESVNPASVVPWMMVGGIGGFITSLVVIFAPKTSPYTAPVYALLEGVFLGGISAFFASTYGAGIIMQAVGLTFAIFFLMLLAYRSGTIRATGKFKVMLFAATGAIALTYFVSFILGFFGVNLGFIHGSGTFGIIFSLIVVGVAALNIIIDLDFIYRSSAAGAPKYMEWYGAFGLMVTLIWLYIEILRLLAKLSSRD is encoded by the coding sequence ATGAACCTAACAAAATCATCGAACCCGGCGCTTTCCAGCAAGGTATTTAGTAGGGTTGGATATGCTTCTGGCTCTAATGTTATGACCCTTCAGGGTACGCTCAATAAGGCGATATTAATGTTGGCTATAGTAATTCTTGGCGCCTCGTACACCTGGGGTATTTTTTTTGAAAGCGTAAATCCCGCATCGGTTGTTCCTTGGATGATGGTTGGCGGTATAGGTGGTTTTATAACCTCGTTGGTGGTGATTTTTGCACCCAAAACCTCACCCTACACTGCTCCTGTTTACGCTTTACTTGAGGGGGTTTTCCTCGGCGGCATTTCTGCCTTTTTTGCTTCAACTTATGGAGCAGGGATAATTATGCAAGCGGTTGGGCTAACTTTTGCAATCTTTTTCCTAATGCTCTTGGCGTATCGTAGTGGCACAATAAGAGCTACTGGCAAGTTTAAGGTGATGCTTTTCGCCGCAACTGGTGCCATTGCATTAACCTACTTTGTCTCATTTATCCTGGGATTCTTTGGAGTAAACTTGGGTTTTATCCATGGTAGTGGAACGTTCGGTATAATTTTTAGTTTAATTGTTGTAGGCGTAGCTGCACTTAATATAATTATCGATCTTGATTTTATATACCGTTCTTCAGCTGCAGGTGCGCCCAAATACATGGAATGGTATGGTGCTTTCGGATTAATGGTTACCTTAATCTGGCTTTATATTGAAATTCTCCGTTTGTTAGCCAAGCTAAGCAGTAGGGATTAA
- a CDS encoding type B 50S ribosomal protein L31, producing the protein MKKGIHPENYRLVAFKDMSNEHVFITKSAVNTKDTITIDGVEYPLVKVEISNTSHPFYTGKVKLVDTAGRVDKFMNRYKKHMEKKK; encoded by the coding sequence ATGAAAAAGGGAATACATCCGGAGAATTACCGTCTGGTGGCTTTCAAGGACATGTCAAATGAGCATGTATTTATCACCAAGTCGGCTGTGAATACCAAGGATACCATTACAATTGATGGTGTTGAATATCCTTTGGTTAAGGTGGAAATTTCGAACACTTCACACCCTTTCTACACCGGTAAAGTTAAGCTGGTTGACACTGCAGGTCGTGTGGATAAGTTCATGAACCGTTACAAAAAACACATGGAGAAAAAGAAGTAA
- a CDS encoding GlmU family protein, whose translation MTNTIVLFDDQRYIDLLPLTFTRPVAQIRVGILTIAEKWEKLMGVSCSYITQEYLQPKYPNAPKGEPVTLINGGVCPDKELIKSIDNLQPNQPLVKGDTLIAVVLPSSIDNIPDIKSFGTAVEYPGEILEIKYPWDIFRNNGEAIKRDFELLTNGRKSAPLSSTNRIIYPSNVFVEEGAKVECAILNAETGPIYIGSDAEVMEGAIVRGPFALCEHSTLKMGAKIYGPTTIGLHCKVGGEVNNSVFFAYSNKAHDGFIGNSVIGEWCNLGADTNNSNLKNNYAPVKLWSYRKKGFVNTGLQFCGLIMGDHSKCGINTMFNTGTVVGVSSNIFGDGFPRNFIPSFSWGGAAGFSVYKIEKAFETAQIMMSRRELSLTDIDKDILSKVFELTAEFRTF comes from the coding sequence ATGACAAATACCATTGTTCTTTTCGATGATCAGAGGTATATCGACTTATTACCTCTTACCTTTACCAGGCCAGTTGCTCAGATACGTGTTGGGATTCTTACTATTGCTGAGAAATGGGAAAAGTTAATGGGCGTTTCTTGTAGTTATATCACACAAGAGTATTTGCAACCTAAGTATCCTAACGCCCCTAAAGGCGAGCCTGTAACCCTTATAAATGGTGGTGTTTGTCCTGATAAAGAATTGATTAAAAGTATTGACAACTTGCAGCCAAATCAGCCCCTGGTTAAGGGCGATACATTAATAGCCGTTGTGCTTCCAAGTTCTATTGACAACATTCCAGATATTAAATCGTTTGGAACTGCTGTTGAATACCCTGGTGAAATTTTAGAAATTAAATATCCATGGGATATTTTCAGAAATAATGGCGAGGCAATTAAACGCGATTTTGAACTTTTAACTAATGGCCGCAAATCGGCACCGCTTTCCAGCACCAATAGAATTATTTATCCCAGTAACGTTTTTGTTGAGGAAGGAGCAAAGGTGGAATGTGCCATTCTGAATGCCGAAACGGGTCCCATCTATATTGGTAGCGATGCAGAGGTAATGGAAGGTGCTATTGTTCGAGGACCATTCGCACTATGTGAGCATTCAACCCTTAAGATGGGTGCAAAGATATATGGGCCAACTACTATTGGACTTCATTGTAAGGTGGGCGGCGAGGTTAACAATAGTGTATTCTTTGCCTACTCAAATAAAGCCCACGATGGTTTTATCGGAAATTCAGTCATAGGTGAGTGGTGTAACCTGGGTGCAGATACAAATAACTCTAATCTAAAGAATAACTATGCTCCCGTTAAGCTTTGGAGTTACCGAAAAAAAGGTTTTGTGAATACAGGACTTCAGTTTTGTGGTCTTATAATGGGCGATCATTCTAAGTGTGGAATAAATACCATGTTCAACACCGGAACAGTTGTAGGTGTTAGCTCAAATATATTTGGAGATGGTTTCCCACGAAATTTTATTCCAAGCTTTTCGTGGGGTGGCGCTGCGGGATTCTCGGTTTATAAAATAGAAAAAGCGTTTGAGACTGCCCAAATCATGATGTCTCGTCGTGAGCTTTCATTAACTGACATCGATAAAGATATTCTTAGTAAGGTTTTTGAATTAACTGCAGAGTTTAGAACTTTTTAG